The genomic window TTATTTCTTCTTTTGTTATTTCTTCTTTTGTTTCACCACAGACGACCCTTTTTGCAATATCTGAGAAGGAAGAAAAATCTTTTTTGTAAGATTTCTTGGACATCTTAAACAGTTCTGTGTCTGCTCTCTGTATTAGAGAGTATATATTATTATTCTCGTCTTTAGCCTTACCTAATTGCTTCCGAAGAAAATCTATCCATTCTCTTCTACGATGTTTTTCTTCAATGATATTAGCATAATATTCCAGACCTGAAACTATTCCATCTTTGTCTGCAAACTCTACTAGCTCGGCAATATATTCTTCTAACTTAAGTGTTCCATTGCGTCTCATTCGTTCGATGACCGTTTCTTTATTGATAGGAGCTGGTTCATTTGCTAGATCTTGAATGGCGGCAAAAACAGGTTGGTGAATCTCGTGGAAATATTCTTTAGCAAGTTGTAGTCTACTTATCTGCTCGTAATCACCTTCCAAACCAAGTATTAAAGCTCCAAGTAATTTTTTTTCTATATTCAGTTCATATGGGCTGAAACTTTTTTCATTATCCATAATTCAGGTATCTATTATTTTGTTATGATCTTATTATCCATCAGTTTTTTCATTATTCTATCCTTATCTCCATTGCATGCTGCGTATATTTTTCTCAAATAGAGAATTCCACCTTTATCATGTATACGTTCGATTATCTGCTCTCGTTCATTTTCAAATGTGGAATTGGGTATTGTTGTACAGTTCTGCAAGAAAGCGATAATTTTATCTTGTTTACGCTGACGTTCCTTTTTAACTTTCATCGCTGCTTCGGACAGTTTATTTTCTTCTTGCTCTTGAAATTTCTTCTTCCATTCTTTTATTTGATTCTTCAATGTAGTGATCAGATAGATTCTAGGATTCTCTTTTTTCTTGACATAGTCAATCATGTCGAAAATAGGAAATCTGAAATCCATCTCTTTTGCCTTGTGTAAGTCTTGTATTACTACAAAGTGTCGTGTCTTTAACTCATTCTCACTAAAACCAAGTTCAAGAAATATATTCAGTTCCTTTGGACGTAGTGCTACAGATAGGTCAAGACTTCTCTGCTCTTCCTGAAGAGCCAAGTCCGTGTTTCTATGTTCAGGCTGATAGATAGGTATGAATTTGATATTGCTAATTTTCTTACGCCCCTTCTGATTACGTTCCTTTTCGTGCTCTAACTCGTATGTAAAGGTATAAGGGGACTTTTGATCTAACTCTTTCTTTGAATGGTCAATTATACGAGAGATAAAAGTTCTTATGTCCCTATATTTATTTTCCAACTTGAGCATAGTTTTTAATTTTTCTGTGCTATAGGTCAAAGGTTTCTTTTGTCCAGACAGAAGTTCATAGAAACGCATAGCATAGACACTATTGAATTCCATTGCAGTCTTTAGCTCATATCTTTTGAAGCCTTTGGGAAAGTTCAGCAGGAGTTCATAGGCATCTTGATGTAGAAGGAATGAGACCTCGCGACCGAGTATTAATGGTTGTTCAATTGGTGGTTCAATCAATTTGACCTCCTTGCATTGGCCGTTATCCTCATACTGTATCATCTTTTTTTGCAGGGTCTTAAGTGCCTCTTTAACATCTTCTGAGATATGTTTTCCTTTCTTTGGATTTAAATATGACAAAGGAAGAGTAACACGTACCATTCCGTAAAGATCCGGGCTAATCATAAAATTTTTATCTAGGTGCTTTCCCTTTAATTGATATTGCAGGCACTCTATAATCCGATAGAGAATACGCTTCTCATGGACAGAGAAATCATATCTAGCAGTTGTTACTATATAGGACTGAATGATGTCTTTACTGCTTGTTGAAAATGGATTGATGCTAAGATTTGGAGGTTTATGAATTACGGTACCACTCATAGGATAAGGATATAGCATCCGAATGTTAACGGGAACAATTTTTTCCCAGCCCGGGATAAGTCCACTTACAAATGAATGGATTTCGTCTTTAATAACATTCAACCATTCTTTCTGCAGTCCTTCTGGCTTTGGTGCTATCTTTTCGTCTCTTTTTATAGACCTACTCAATGCATTTAGCTGTTCTAGTGCAGGAGGTAGCTTGTGTTGTTCGGGAATAAAAACTCCGTTCTCTTCTTCTTCCTGACCATCATCTAGCTGTTTCAATGCAAATTGTTCCAGTGCAATAGATATCTCATGTATTGATAGCCCCTGTTCTAATAGCTCATGAAGAACAACAACTCCGTAATCTTCTTCTTCTTCTTCTTCTTCTTCTTCTTCTTCTTCTTCTTCTTCCTGTTCTTCCTGACCCCCCTCTATACTATCATCCTCTACACTATTTAGTTGTTCTAATTTTATCTTGTCTGTCGCTATCCTAAGTTTATCTTTCAATGTCTCCATAAATATTCTAGTTGATTAAGGACACGAATGTATCTATAATTTACGAAGCTCCAATTTGTTGTTGTTTTGTCCTGACAACACCCCTATTTAGTTATTTTATTCAAGGCAAATGCCCCATAGATGTTGTTTTTTAAGAACAATGGATACTCATAATTCCATGTTTTACGGCTTGTACGGCCGTTTTTGAGAGATTCTTAGAATGGGGGATATGTATTTCATAATAGGTTTTACAATGATAAGTAAAATGGCAAACAACTCTTAACATAAAGAAAGGAATTCAAACTTCCTTATCGTAAAGTGGGTTTGCTGGATTCTTTGGAGCATTAGGATCGTAATTTGGATTTGGAATCTCTGTCTCTATGTATCTGAATTCATCAAATGGGATCAAGTACTCAGAAACGACAGCCATTGTATCAGTGAACACATCTCTATCATCAGGATGGTTCCTGTATGGATCAGGCATGACAAACTCCCTGAGCAGATATGTCCATAGGTCAGCTGCTTCGGCTCAGACTATCGCCTTGCAGCATAGCCAGTATTTTTGTCCAGATGTAAGTTGTTGAGCTTCAAGTTTTTTGTTCGCATAATGCTTACACTACATAGGTTGGGGCGTTCGTTCATTCCTTGGGTGGGGGGTCGCTCATTTCATTCGCTGCTTCGCTGGTCCCCCACCCAAGAATGAACTCCCAAGCCCCAAAAGGAAAAAGGAAAACAAATTTCTCAACTGGAAAGATTTGAAGGATATTCGAGTATGACTAGTTTTTCTCTGTCCAGATGTAAGATGTGGAGCTTCCAGACTAGAAGAGACATCATATGACGCATTTTAAGGTGGGTACATTGCATTATCTTACGTTGCGATAAAAAAACAACATCATCTGAACAAAGAAAATGCAATAGAGAGGAGTTATACTGGCTTAAACGAGATATGGCATACATAATACTACACAGATGACGATGATATGCTTAAGCCTTATCATATACAATCTTGCTTTCAGTTCCATAGAGATTGATGCGTCCGTTTGCTTTGGCTCAGACTATCGCCTTGCAGCATTAGCCAGTATTTCTGTCCAGATGTAAGATGTGTTGAGCATCCAAATAGAGAGGAGATTTGGGCTAAAATAGAAAGGCACGGAAAGGGTGGCCTCCCTGACTATGCCTAAACTATGAAACCTAATCGTAATGTCTAACATCTAACACATTAAACTAGAATTAATGTAATAAGCTCTGCATGGAAATGCAATAGTGTTCTACAACATGTCGAAATATCAGCACAGAGTAGAGTGTGGGTAGCGAGTTTGTGGAGTAGCTTAAACAAAATGCCCGGGCCACGGTGCCAGAGGGAAAGCACCCCCACCCATCGTCCAAACTAACAATCCTTTTTTTCTGCACCCTAATCACCTTCGCAGGCTTGGTACGTACTGCCTTCCACTTAGGGAATGAATCAAGTCTAACTACTAAATCTAAGAAACAGGTATGGGAACAATCATTCTCATTCCCATTCGTAACTAGGTATAGCTGTACTATTAATCTTCTGTGTGGCAGCTGTAGTAGCTATTCTTATCCAAATAGCTCGTGTAATCTATAATCATTGGTAGTGATATTGCCCTTATCTGGCATTATCGCTGAGTATATTCTATTGTTTAATCTATTAATACTTACAATCATGTTTAACGATATAATAACTGTTGCGGAAGTACTAGAAATATCAACATTGGATGCAAGGATACTTGCAAAACTTGCAGAGCTGTTTATTTCTGAAGATTTTTTCGAATAAAGTTGCAAAACAAGAAAAAAATAGTATGATATTGTGGGGTGGCAAGTGCGGCTGATAATCCATCTCACACGCTTTTCGCCCACAATGATCAGAATACTATTCTAACAAACTAAAATTATATATAATATTAAACCGATTTAATTATGGAATCTTTTCAAGAAAAGGTAATGAAAAATTACAATGCACAAAACCAGTTCAATGATGTGAAAGAGAAGAGAACTGAGTCTGATGACTCTATCGACATGAAAATTATAATCAAAGGGTTAAAACAGCGCATCAAAACGATAACTGAGAGGATTGAGAGGACTGAGAGGACTGAGAGCACTGAAAATACTGTGTTTGAACCAGGCATCAAGACTAATGTCATCATCAAAGAGATCAAGCTAAGCGAAAAGCTTAACGACGTATTACAAGTAACATTTACAGACAAGAATAATTTGTCAAATAACTTCACCAATATCTTTGGTCCAAACAGAACATTTGCAGCAACAGATGATGCGTTTGAGAAGATGAAGTTAAACAAGACATCACAAGTGTGTGAGATCTTGGCATGTGTTTATGCTAAGCCAAATGGATCGTTTGGAGAAGCAATGGAAGAAGTGGTTAGTAAATACCCAGAACAATGTGAGGATTGGGTTGACATCATAGAAGAGAGTATAAAAATCTATGAGGAAGGGATGATACAACATCAAAAGCTATTCAATAGCAATGAGGTCAATGTATGTGGAGTATGGGTATACAACAAGAAGGATTATGTTGTGTTGCGATCATCAACGTTTGAGCCTAACATTTATCCAAGCCATTTGATAAAGAAGGATGACAAGACTAAGTTCTTCAAAGTGAATGAAAGATACGATAGGTTTACAAAACAAACAGAAGAACAAGTAGAAGATGATCTGTCCAAGGTTGACGGCTTGTTGGGCAGGAAGGTCACTGTTGACCATGAAGAAGAAGCCGGATTACTATTCTAGTTAATTATTCTATAACTGTTGAAAATAGAGTAGATGTAATGTCTGCTCTATTTTTTTTTGATACGATGAGACTAATTAAAGCAATTGTTGGAGTATTGATAACAATCATCTATCCAGTGCTGTTTGTGTTAGCATTGACAAAGATAGATATGTTCAAAAGGTTATGTGCTTGTGTTGCAAGCGAGTTGAATGATGCAATGAATGCATTGTGTATGGATTCTCAAGGAACAAGCCTTAGTTGATCGGGCGACCAAGTCTAAGGCTTGCATTGAGAAAAGAATGTAGTTAGGATATTGTGTGTTTGGTTCTATGAGTATAGATAGAATGCAAATGAGTTACAGAGATATAAGGCTGTACATAATAGACAAGAATATAGACCATATAAACAAGACCATATAAACAGAGAGTTTGATACGGCTATAGGGCAGTTCTACTACGATTGTTGTATGTGTCAAAATGATTAAATTTGTGAAGAAGAATCAAGCGTGACAAGCCTAGAAGGAGCTGAGCACGCACGTTTAATATTATATGATTTAGTTGAGGCAGGCCACAAGCTTGCCTTTTTTTATGTTCAACAGTATAAATGATTAACAAGATGAGAAGATACAATTTCTTATGACAATATTTCCATTGATATCAATTAGTGGGCATGATATCTATGTAAACTTTATTGAGCCCATTTTGAGAATGATAACAGAGTTTATAACAAAATACATTTAAAGCCATGGAAGACAAATTTGTAGGACTAGAA from Candidatus Azobacteroides pseudotrichonymphae genomovar. CFP2 includes these protein-coding regions:
- a CDS encoding replication initiation protein, whose amino-acid sequence is METLKDKLRIATDKIKLEQLNSVEDDSIEGGQEEQEEEEEEEEEEEEEEEDYGVVVLHELLEQGLSIHEISIALEQFALKQLDDGQEEEENGVFIPEQHKLPPALEQLNALSRSIKRDEKIAPKPEGLQKEWLNVIKDEIHSFVSGLIPGWEKIVPVNIRMLYPYPMSGTVIHKPPNLSINPFSTSSKDIIQSYIVTTARYDFSVHEKRILYRIIECLQYQLKGKHLDKNFMISPDLYGMVRVTLPLSYLNPKKGKHISEDVKEALKTLQKKMIQYEDNGQCKEVKLIEPPIEQPLILGREVSFLLHQDAYELLLNFPKGFKRYELKTAMEFNSVYAMRFYELLSGQKKPLTYSTEKLKTMLKLENKYRDIRTFISRIIDHSKKELDQKSPYTFTYELEHEKERNQKGRKKISNIKFIPIYQPEHRNTDLALQEEQRSLDLSVALRPKELNIFLELGFSENELKTRHFVVIQDLHKAKEMDFRFPIFDMIDYVKKKENPRIYLITTLKNQIKEWKKKFQEQEENKLSEAAMKVKKERQRKQDKIIAFLQNCTTIPNSTFENEREQIIERIHDKGGILYLRKIYAACNGDKDRIMKKLMDNKIITK